From Mycolicibacterium nivoides, a single genomic window includes:
- a CDS encoding fatty acyl-AMP ligase, with protein sequence MSRFTEAMYANAHASTRGMVTGEPHAPVRHTWEQVHQRARRVAGGLAAAGVGRGDAIAVLAGLPVEVAPTAQAVWMRGASLTMLHQPTPRTDLVKWAAETAEVVETIDTDTVVLSEPFLGAEPALAERGLAVVTIEQLLGTEPIDPVHVDEDDLALLQLTSGSTGPPKAVQITHRNLYSNAEAMFVGAEYNLESDVIVSWLPLFHDMGMTGFLTVPMYFGAELVKITPMDFLQDALLWARLIDKYKGTMTAAPNFAYALLAKRLRRQAQPGEFDLSTLRWALSGAEQVEPADVEDLCAAGKQFGLRPEAILPAYGMAETTVAVSFSECNSGLVVDEVDADILATLRRAVPTKSGNRRRLATLGPLLSGLEARIVDEDGKVLPARGVGVIQVRGESLTQGYTTAAGFVPAQDERGWYDTGDLGYLMENGHIVVCGRVKDVIIMAGRNIHPTDIERAASRVDGVRPGCAVAVRLHSGRSTESFAVAVESSAFDDHSEVRRIQHDVAHLVVAEVDARPRTVVVLPPGAIPKTPSGKLRRGYALSLVDH encoded by the coding sequence ATGAGCAGATTCACCGAGGCGATGTACGCAAACGCACACGCAAGCACCAGGGGGATGGTGACCGGTGAACCGCATGCGCCGGTTCGGCATACCTGGGAACAAGTACATCAGCGGGCGCGTCGGGTCGCGGGCGGCCTCGCCGCGGCAGGCGTAGGCCGAGGCGATGCGATCGCGGTGCTGGCCGGACTTCCGGTCGAGGTTGCGCCTACCGCCCAGGCGGTCTGGATGCGTGGTGCCAGCCTGACCATGCTGCACCAACCCACCCCTCGCACCGACCTCGTGAAATGGGCGGCTGAAACGGCCGAGGTGGTCGAAACCATCGACACCGACACCGTTGTGCTGTCCGAACCGTTTCTGGGTGCCGAGCCCGCGCTGGCCGAGCGCGGGCTGGCCGTAGTCACCATCGAGCAGCTGCTCGGTACGGAGCCCATCGACCCGGTGCACGTCGACGAGGACGACCTGGCGCTGTTGCAGCTGACGTCGGGCTCCACGGGGCCTCCCAAAGCGGTCCAAATCACCCACCGCAACCTGTATTCCAACGCTGAGGCGATGTTCGTCGGCGCCGAGTACAACCTGGAAAGCGACGTGATCGTCAGCTGGCTGCCGCTGTTCCACGACATGGGGATGACCGGGTTCCTGACGGTTCCGATGTACTTCGGTGCGGAGCTGGTCAAGATCACGCCAATGGATTTCCTGCAGGACGCGTTGCTGTGGGCGAGGCTCATCGACAAATACAAGGGCACGATGACCGCGGCGCCGAACTTCGCCTATGCACTGTTGGCCAAGCGGTTGCGCAGGCAGGCCCAACCCGGCGAGTTCGACCTGTCGACGTTGCGATGGGCGCTGTCAGGTGCCGAGCAGGTCGAGCCGGCCGACGTCGAGGATCTGTGCGCTGCAGGCAAGCAGTTCGGCCTGCGACCAGAAGCGATTCTGCCGGCGTACGGCATGGCCGAGACCACGGTCGCGGTTTCGTTCTCGGAGTGCAACTCCGGCCTCGTGGTCGATGAGGTGGATGCCGACATCCTGGCGACGCTGCGACGTGCGGTGCCGACGAAGAGTGGCAATCGTCGCCGGTTGGCGACACTGGGCCCCTTACTGAGCGGGCTCGAAGCCCGCATTGTCGACGAGGACGGGAAAGTGCTTCCGGCCCGCGGTGTCGGAGTGATCCAGGTCCGCGGCGAATCACTGACCCAGGGCTACACCACGGCGGCGGGATTTGTGCCCGCGCAGGACGAGCGGGGCTGGTACGACACCGGCGACCTGGGCTACCTGATGGAGAACGGCCACATCGTGGTCTGTGGCCGGGTCAAGGATGTCATCATCATGGCCGGGCGGAACATCCATCCAACCGACATCGAGCGCGCTGCCAGTCGCGTCGACGGCGTCCGACCGGGCTGTGCCGTTGCGGTGCGACTGCATTCCGGGCGTTCGACGGAGTCCTTCGCCGTCGCAGTGGAATCGAGTGCGTTCGATGACCACAGCGAGGTCCGCCGCATCCAGCATGACGTCGCCCATCTTGTGGTCGCTGAAGTGGATGCACGGCCACGCACGGTCGTCGTCCTACCGCCGGGAGCGATCCCGAAAACACCGTCGGG